Proteins co-encoded in one Arachis hypogaea cultivar Tifrunner chromosome 11, arahy.Tifrunner.gnm2.J5K5, whole genome shotgun sequence genomic window:
- the LOC112721694 gene encoding uncharacterized protein, with amino-acid sequence MGPSDKELSKCKRCRTSRWKQKTNKNSRVRINRVVKKNEKPQAEKTLRYFPLIPRLQQFYMSSKTDADILCHKSGHSSDGICRHPQEGEAWKAFDRTYFDFSSDLCSVRLALASDGFNPYGNMSSKYSIWLVPLIDELKLLWVGVETYDTYTKKTFRMYAALMWTISYFPGLGNLSRWNTYGGRACPACNLDSETNRLTHSQKWCFRGHRHFLNPTHRCRKDRDRFDGKIEDRGPLVNLPGGDIARQLQDVHVHLGKVQSVVGKRTHRQICSKSIDPQQLSLLQDHVVHILCRMEMIFPPSFFTVMVHLMVHLVEEVQLGGPVQYRWMYPIERYLCRLKQYVRNRSQPEGSIVEGYLSEEILIFCSRYLDNVESRINRPMRADDRPCEHSECDSVAMFPGVGKAVGAASAIIKRQLRSRTRSQSHIDSVVHRDFFEWFKREVKPVMINPVIDGILFVLSQTDEMCNCYLPAYNVNGFRFRTLSREEGLKTQNSGVHVTSDTRSYASKRDSNVAVGGVLYYGKLVDIIELNYSGQFTVILFRCIWTNTTSGRGIKQDVLGHTLVNFSNLIHVGDREDDEPYILASKAHLV; translated from the exons cgACAAAGAGTTGTCTAAATGCAAGCGATGCAGGACATCAAGATGGAAGCAAAAGACTAATAAGAACTCTAGAGTGAGGATCAACAGGGTTGTTAAGAAGAACGAAAAACCGCAAGCGGAGAAGACTCTTCGCTACTTTCCCCTTATTCCACGATTGCAGCAGTTCTACATGTCTAGTAAGACGGACGCTGACATACTGTGTCATAAGAGTGGTCATAGCTCTGATGGTATTTGTCGGCATCCACAGGAAGGCGAGGCATGGAAGGCATTTGACAGAACTTATTTTGACTTCTCCAGCGATCTGTGCAGTGTTCGCCTAGCCTTGGCTAGCGATGGCTTTAACCCTTATGGAAACATGAGCTCGAAGTACTCAATTTGGCTAGTG CCCTTGATCGATGAGTTGAAGCTGTTGTGGGTTGGTGTTGAAACGTACGATACTTACACGAAAAAAACTTTCAGGATGTATGCTGCACTAATGTGGACAATCAGTTATTTTCCAGGTTTAGGCAACTTGTCCAGGTGGAACACGTATGGTGGGAGAGCTTGTCCTGCATGCAATTTGGATAGTGAGACTAACCGGCTCACACACAGTCAGAAATGGTGTTTCAGGGGTCATCGTCACTTTCTGAATCCCACCCACAGATGTAGAAAGGACCGGGATAGATTTGATGGAAAGATAGAGGATAGAGGTCCACTTGTCAATCTCCCTGGTGGAGACATTGCGAGACAACTACAGGACGTGCATGTCCACCTTGGCAAGGTGCAATCGGTTGTTGGGAAAAGGACACACAGACA AATATGCAGTAAATCCATTGACCCTCAACAACTTTCTCTCCTTCAGGATCATGTGGTGCATATTCTGTGCCGCATGGAGATgattttccctccttctttcttcaccGTCATGGTTCATTTGATGGTACATCTGGTCGAGGAAGTGCAACTCGGTGGCCCAGTTCAATATCGGTGGATGTACCCAATTGAAAGGTACCTATGTCGTCTCAAGCAGTACGTGCGTAATAGATCACAACCGGAGGGCTCAATTGTAGAGGGATACTTATCGGAGGAGATTCTCATATTCTGTTCAAGATACCTCGATAATGTTGAGAGTAGGATCAATCGACCAATGCGTGCTGACGATCGACCGTGTGAACATAGTGAGTGTGATAGTGTAGCCATGTTTCCAGGGGTAGGAAAAGCTGTGGGGGCTGCTTC GGCCATCATAAAGAGGCAGTTGCGAAGCAGGACAAGGTCCCAGTCTCACATAGATAGCGTTGTGCACAGAGATTTTTTCGAGTGGTTCAAGCGTGAGGTGAAGCCTGTTATGATCAATCCTGTTATCGACGGTATCCTATTTGTTCTATCCCAAACTGATGAAATGTGTAATTGTTACCTACCAG CTTACAATGTAAATGGATTTAGGTTTAGGACCCTGTCAAGAGAAGAAGGGCTAAAAACTCAGAATAGCGGGGTTCACGTCACTTCCGACACTAGAAGTTATGCAAGCAAGCGCGACAGTAATGTTGCGGTTGGTGGTGTCTTGTATTATGGGAAACTAGTGGACATCATAGAGTTGAATTACAGTGGTCAATTCACAGTCATTTTGTTTAGATGTATCTGGACAAACACCACATCTGGTAGAGGCATAAAACAAGATGTTTTAGGCCACACACTTGTCAATTTCTCTAATCTGATACATGTTGGTGATCGAGAGGATGACGAACCGTACATTCTTGCATCAAAGGCTCACCTTGTATAA